The nucleotide window CCAATGCCATACTAAGTGGTGTCGATTTATCCGGAGCCAATGTACGTGATGCCTTGCTGGTTGGTGCAGTTTTTAAGTCTGCTAATTTACAAGGCATTGATCTAAGTCATATGGATATACACAAGTCTGATTTTACCGGTGCTAATTTGGTTGATGTTGACTTGCGCGGTGCAAATTTGGGCAAAGTTAAATTGATGGGTGCGAATATCACGGGGTGTAAACTTTGGAAAGTTATCAGTGCAGGTTGGGCGATCGCTAACATCCAATGTGACTATGCTTATTGGGATAAAAACGGAAAAGAAAAAACAATCTATCGTGCGCATGAATTTGAACGAATTTTTGCGGAATCAATTACCGTTGAATTACGTTATCCCTATCGTCTTGCCGACCATGAACTGGCAACTCTACCTATTTTTATCGAGCATTTGGCAGCATCCCACTGGGGAACAATATTGCGCCTAAAATCGATCAGTGATGTGGCTGGCGGCGCACTGGTAAAGTTTGTAGTGGAGGAGCTTGGGAGTCACAATCCATCTGAGTTAAAAGCGCAACTGCAAACGGAAGCTGAGCGTATCCAGCTTGCGCAGCTAATGTTACGTACCAATACGCAATTGCATCTGCAATTAAAAGAAAAAATGGCTGCCATCCGCGAAGAGTTTTGGCCGCGGTTACTTGAGCTTGCCGCTGATTATGAAAAAGATCAGGTGCGTAAATTAACCATTTTGTTTATGGATCTAAAAGGCTTTTCGAAATGGGGAAATGATGAGCTTTCGGAAAAGTTATCGTTATTTCGTGGGCTTATAAAGCCTATCCTGAAGAAGTGGGCGGCAGGACATCCGAATATGGAAGGGGATTCGTTACGCGTCACTTTCAAAAATGCGACAGCAGGTTTGGCATGCGCTTGCATGATGCGTAATGTACTGCGTGCTGCGGGTTTTGAATTGCGCATAGGTGTTGAACTGGGTGAAGTCGTGGTTGTGCACAACGAAGTGACTGATATCCCTGATTTGGAAGGCGTTGCGGTGAGTATGGCTGCACGTATGGAAGCCGCTGCGGAACCAGGTGAAGTTTTGGTGAGTCACAAAGTGCGCCACTATGCAGAACGCAGTGATTTGTTCAGCTTTACACCACGTCGTGTGCCACTTAAAAAGTCTATTGGTGAAATAGAACAAGGCGAATATATTGAGTGTTTTTCGGTAGAGGCGACAAAAAATTTGCAAGATTCCCAGCTGTTGTAGGTGTGGATCGCGTTATCTTTAATTTGACGTAGGCGTAATAATCCAGACATTGTCTGGATAACGTTGAAAGAAATAGTTAAAAATGGGTATTACCTTATGGAAGATCATAGCAAAACCAAAACCAGCTTCTATCGGCGCATCTATGTAACCTGGCTAATAGAGCAGGGGAGCAATAGTGTGCCCCGAATAATTGCAGCAACAGGAATGCCTCGCCGGACCGCGCAAGATACGTTGGCTGCTATCCATGAGTTGGCAATTACGCTGGAAAATAATGCGGGTATCTATCGTGTTGTTGATTGGGGAGCGGTTGACCGGAAATGGGTGGTTGATAATATTAATCAAATAAAACGAGTACTGAATTATCCTTAATACGTGTGTAATTTTTTAGAGCAAGGCGCAGTTATTTATCGTTTTTTGTTTAGTCGTAAATTTGTTTCTTCTTCCATTTAGCATTTTCTTCGTCAAAGTGTTTCCATTCTTTGCTTGAGTTATCAGCACTGTTTGCTGGGGTTGCTGTTGTCGAATTTTCCGTATTGGTTGTTTCTGGTGTGGCATCGGCCTTTTCTTGCAGTTTCGCAATGACTGCATCGAGTTGTGCAATTTGTTTATCAAAACCACGGCTGGCATTTTCTGCAGCCAGAGCCTTACGAGCCAGTCCGTAATGGTGAATAGCTAGACGTGTTTTTCCGACTTGCTGTGCCTGTCGTGCGTTAAAAGCGTGACCGTCAACGGATATTTGCAATACCAAACGGTTGATTTGATCGGTATAGGCATCGGTTTGAACTTGATTGATCAATTGCATTGCTGATTGTTGCATGACAAATTTATACAGCTCTTGAAGTAAGTGATGAGCTTCTTTGATTTGTTGAGGGTTGTCCAGGCGAACTCTGCCTTGAGCAGACTGACTGTCTTTTTGGGCTGCAAGCAGATTGCTGTAAAGGCTTAACTGTTCTGCATGAGTTGGGTCTTTGGGTTCCAAACGCGATAACTGTTCGCAGCAGTCGATCATGGCGCGATACAGCAATCCCGTCAGGTCATTTGATAAAAATCCGGTAGGGAATCCGGTAGCAAGATCGCGAAAGGAATTTCTTCTTGCGCGCAGTGCAGTAATAAGCCGCTGGCGTTGCGCGCGACGTTTTTCTATAGAATGTGACAAGAATAAATATCCAGCCAACAAAATCAAAAGCAGGAATACTGCGGCTATCACATAAGCTGACATGATGTTTTTAAAACCCTATTGATTAAAAGTTGGGCATGGCATTACACATAAGTATAGCATTGAAAAAACTGGCGCAAGAATTTGCGCTTTGGATGACCTGTACCCACATAAGATAAGCGCTAAGTGCTTGTTTCCACTCTGATAAAAAAAGAAGTAAAAGTGTTGACACGAACGGGGGCGATCCCTAGAATGCGCCCCACTTCTGACGCAGACACTCGTTTGAAAAAACAAGCTAAGCACAGATGGTCCGGGTCCCCTTCGTCTAGTGGCCTAGGACACCGCCCTTTCACGGCGGTAACAGGGGTTCGAGTCCCCTAGGGGACGCCACGTTTAGCGGGAATAGCTCAGTTGGTAGAGCATAACCTTGCCAAGGTTAGGGTCGCGAGTTCGAGTCTCGTTTCCCGCTCCAACTTCTCTCACCAAGGGAAGTTAAAGTAGTAAGTAATACGTTTTAATCTGTTAGTGAAGTACGTTTTATTGTTGTCATCTAGGCAGCTTTCAAAATGTCCCCTTCGTCTAGTGGCCTAGGACACCGCCCTTTCACGGCGGTAACAGGGGTTCGAGTCCCCTAGGGGACGCCACATTTAGCGGGAATAGCTCAGTTGGTAGAGCATAACCTTGCCAAGGTTAGGGTCGCGAGTTCGAGTCTCGTTTCCCGCTCCAGTTTTACGCAATCCATTTCTAGTTTCATCAGTAGTTATACTGACCAGTAAAAATCTCTCTGGATATAATTTGCCCATTTGGGCGATAACGCACTCCTTTGCGTTTACTCTCTTTTTAATGCATACCCATCGATTTTGCGCGTGCTTCCTTGTAGCTGAAAGGTGTGTTTTGCTGTTTTGCATCTTCGCGTTGCTCATCCAGTCGCTGAAAAACAGCAATTTCCTCATCTGGCATGTAATGTAAGCAGTCGCCGCCAAAAAACCAGAGTAGGTCGCGATACAGTAGCGGCATCAGGTGTGGGTAGCTGCCGACAACACGGCACATCAATACTTGGCCCTGCTCTAAAAAACCAGTCCCCTGTGGTTGTTTCAATAAAAGTTCGAGTGCAGCGAGAAATTCCTGATCGTCTTCGCTGGAGAACTCAGTGTTAAATGGTGGTAATTGCTGGATCTGCGTACTGAAGGCGGTGAGTAACTCCAGATGATATGTGTAATACTCTTTATCATAAATAGATGGTTCTGAACTTGAAATCGACATGTTGCGCCCTGATCTGGTGGTAGATTTTCTGACCTTCATTCATTTCTGCGAGGGGTTATGACTCCGGCACTCTCACTAAGAAACCTGCGTAAAGTTTACAACGAAAAATTCGAAGCCCTAAAAGGTATTTCACTCGATGTGATGCCTGGCGATTTTTTTGCCATGCTCGGCCCTAACGGTGCAGGCAAATCCACCACCATTGGGATTATCAGTTCCCTGGTGCGCAAAACATCGGGAACGGTTGAGGTATTTGGTAAAAATATCGATACCGATTTTTCCGGAGCAAAAAAATACTTGGGCGTGGTTCCGCAAGAGTTTAATTTTAGTATGTTTGAGAAAGTGGAAGATATAGTGCTGCAACAGGCGGGCTACTATGGTTTGCCACGTAAACAAGCCGAGCTGCAAACCGAAAAATATTTGAAACAACTGAGTTTGTGGGATAAGCGTCATACACCTGCGCGCATGCTATCGGGCGGCATGAAGCGGCGCTTGATGATCGCGCGTGCGCTGGTTCATGAGCCGCAATTGTTGATTCTCGATGAGCCAACAGCAGGTGTTGATATTGAATTGCGTCGTTCCATGTGGGATTTTTTGCGCGAAATTAATGCTGCCGGAACCACTATTATTTTAACAACACACTATTTGGAAGAGGCCGAAAGCCTCTGCCGCAATGTGGCGATTATTGATCGCGGAACGCTTGTGCAAAACACCAGTATTAAAAATTTGTTGCAGCAGTTGAACAAAGAAACTTTCATTTTTGATGTAAAGGGGCATTTACAATCCTTGCCTCACTTGAATGGGCATCATGTTACACCAATTGATAATCATTCATTTGAGTTGGAGGTAGAAAAAGGGCAATCATTAAATGCGGTGTTTTCACAGTTGACTGAGCAGCAAATCGAAGTTGTCAGTATGCGCAATAAAGCCAATCGACTCGAAGAGATGTTTGTCGCTATGGTAAGTGCTAATAAAAATGAGGTGCAATCATGACCGTCAGTGAGCAGTGGATTGCATTTCTTACTATTTTACGTAAAGAGATAAAGCGCTTTACGCGCATCTGGATTCAAACATTGCTGCCCCCGGCGATCACAATGATTTTGTATTTCGTGATTTTCGGTAAGTTAATCGGCAGTCGTATAGGAGAGATGGGAGGCTTCAGCTACATAGAGTTTGTTGCTCCCGGATTGATCATGATGGCGGTGATCACCAATGCTTATGCCAATGTGTCATCGTCATTTTTTAGTGCAAAGTTTCAGCGCAGTATTGAAGAATTGTTGGTGTCGCCTACGCCTAATTATATTATTTTGCTGGGCTACGTAATGGGTGGTGTTGCACGCGGTATGGCGGTTGGTTTGATAGTGACGGGTATGTCGTTATTCTTTACTAATCTGCATATTCATCACTGGCTTACTACATTGTTCATTGTGTTTATGACCTCTGTATTGTTTTCATTGGCTGGATTCATTAATGCAATATACGCGAATACATTTGATGATGTTTCAATTATCCCGACATTTATTTTAACTCCGTTAACCTATTTTGGCGGCGTTTTTTATTCGATCAATTTGCTGCCGGAGTTTTGGCAACAGGTATCAATACTTAACCCAATTTTGCATATGGTTAATGCATTTCGATATGGCATGTTGGGTATTAGTGATGTTCATATCAGTATGGCATTGATTGGCCTGACGTTATTTGTGGTAATTCTTTTTGCTGTCGCTATGCATCTTTTAAAAACGGGTAAGCGATTGCGCGCTTGATTA belongs to Cellvibrio sp. pealriver and includes:
- a CDS encoding pentapeptide repeat-containing protein gives rise to the protein MDKEHILQELKKGASSWNHWRKHQLMGEINLDGVELEGMNFDEYDLSKVSLRNSRITHCSFRYADLILANLQSAQFQHNDLSHAKLIAANLAGCDLSNSILFRANMLTANTRNARLENIDFRGHDISGLILRDISLAGSNLENQQLTRVDLSNSNLTGANLQRADLSNAILSGVDLSGANVRDALLVGAVFKSANLQGIDLSHMDIHKSDFTGANLVDVDLRGANLGKVKLMGANITGCKLWKVISAGWAIANIQCDYAYWDKNGKEKTIYRAHEFERIFAESITVELRYPYRLADHELATLPIFIEHLAASHWGTILRLKSISDVAGGALVKFVVEELGSHNPSELKAQLQTEAERIQLAQLMLRTNTQLHLQLKEKMAAIREEFWPRLLELAADYEKDQVRKLTILFMDLKGFSKWGNDELSEKLSLFRGLIKPILKKWAAGHPNMEGDSLRVTFKNATAGLACACMMRNVLRAAGFELRIGVELGEVVVVHNEVTDIPDLEGVAVSMAARMEAAAEPGEVLVSHKVRHYAERSDLFSFTPRRVPLKKSIGEIEQGEYIECFSVEATKNLQDSQLL
- a CDS encoding helix-turn-helix domain-containing protein, producing the protein MEDHSKTKTSFYRRIYVTWLIEQGSNSVPRIIAATGMPRRTAQDTLAAIHELAITLENNAGIYRVVDWGAVDRKWVVDNINQIKRVLNYP
- a CDS encoding PA2817 family protein, translating into MSISSSEPSIYDKEYYTYHLELLTAFSTQIQQLPPFNTEFSSEDDQEFLAALELLLKQPQGTGFLEQGQVLMCRVVGSYPHLMPLLYRDLLWFFGGDCLHYMPDEEIAVFQRLDEQREDAKQQNTPFSYKEARAKSMGMH
- a CDS encoding ABC transporter ATP-binding protein, translating into MTPALSLRNLRKVYNEKFEALKGISLDVMPGDFFAMLGPNGAGKSTTIGIISSLVRKTSGTVEVFGKNIDTDFSGAKKYLGVVPQEFNFSMFEKVEDIVLQQAGYYGLPRKQAELQTEKYLKQLSLWDKRHTPARMLSGGMKRRLMIARALVHEPQLLILDEPTAGVDIELRRSMWDFLREINAAGTTIILTTHYLEEAESLCRNVAIIDRGTLVQNTSIKNLLQQLNKETFIFDVKGHLQSLPHLNGHHVTPIDNHSFELEVEKGQSLNAVFSQLTEQQIEVVSMRNKANRLEEMFVAMVSANKNEVQS
- a CDS encoding ABC transporter permease is translated as MTVSEQWIAFLTILRKEIKRFTRIWIQTLLPPAITMILYFVIFGKLIGSRIGEMGGFSYIEFVAPGLIMMAVITNAYANVSSSFFSAKFQRSIEELLVSPTPNYIILLGYVMGGVARGMAVGLIVTGMSLFFTNLHIHHWLTTLFIVFMTSVLFSLAGFINAIYANTFDDVSIIPTFILTPLTYFGGVFYSINLLPEFWQQVSILNPILHMVNAFRYGMLGISDVHISMALIGLTLFVVILFAVAMHLLKTGKRLRA